The following proteins come from a genomic window of Achromobacter sp. AONIH1:
- a CDS encoding DNA topoisomerase III, with protein MRLFLCEKPSQGKDIGRILGATQRGEGCLSGSGVTVTWCIGHLVEAADPEVYDATLKRWSLEQLPIVPQQWRVEVKPKTATQFKVVKALLAKATHLVIATDADREGELIAREIIDLCGYRGPIERLWLSALNDASIRTALGKLRPSSDTLPMYYSALARSRADWLVGMNLSRLFTVLGRQAGYDGVLSVGRVQTPTLKLVVDRDREIAAFKSVPFWAIDVSLSAGGQAFSAQWVPPDGCTDDAGRCLQQPIAQQAAQQIRAAGSAQVVLVETERVREGPPLLFDLGTLQEVCSKQLGLDVQETLEIAQALYETHKATTYPRSDSGYLPESMFAEVPTVLDSLLKTDPSLRPIMGQLDRSQRSRAWNDGKVTAHHGIIPTLEPANLSAMSEKELAVYRLIRAHYLAQFLPHHEFDRTVAELSCGQQKLAATGKQVVVKGWRLVLAERQADEDGDAAARSQVLPPLRQGMACQVAEAEIKALKTMPPKPYTQGELVKSMKGVAKLVTDPRLKQKLKDTVGIGTEATRANIISGLITRGYIVKKGRSIRASDAAFTLIDAVPAAIADPGTTAVWEQALDMIEAGQLTLDVFIGKQAAWISQLIAQYGSTSLSIKVPQGPACPQCGAPTRQRTGKTGPFWSCSRYPDCKGTLPVDSGASKRGASRPRSSGRKGS; from the coding sequence ATGCGGCTGTTTTTGTGCGAGAAGCCCTCCCAGGGCAAAGACATTGGCCGGATTCTCGGCGCGACGCAGCGCGGTGAAGGCTGCCTCAGCGGCTCCGGCGTCACCGTTACCTGGTGCATCGGCCATCTCGTAGAAGCGGCAGATCCCGAGGTCTATGACGCGACGCTCAAGCGCTGGTCGCTGGAGCAGTTGCCCATTGTTCCGCAGCAGTGGCGGGTCGAGGTCAAACCGAAGACCGCCACGCAATTCAAGGTCGTCAAGGCGCTTCTGGCGAAGGCGACCCATCTGGTCATCGCCACCGATGCCGACCGTGAGGGCGAGCTGATCGCCCGCGAGATCATCGACCTGTGCGGCTACCGCGGCCCCATCGAGCGGCTATGGCTGTCGGCGCTCAACGATGCGTCGATCCGCACCGCGCTCGGCAAGTTGCGGCCCTCATCCGACACGCTGCCGATGTACTACTCGGCGCTTGCGCGCTCACGCGCCGACTGGCTCGTGGGCATGAACCTCAGCCGGTTGTTCACGGTGCTCGGGCGTCAGGCCGGCTACGACGGCGTGCTGTCCGTCGGTCGCGTCCAGACGCCGACCTTGAAGCTCGTCGTGGACCGCGACCGCGAGATCGCGGCCTTCAAGTCGGTGCCGTTCTGGGCCATCGACGTGTCCCTGTCCGCGGGCGGTCAGGCTTTCAGCGCGCAGTGGGTTCCGCCCGATGGCTGCACCGACGACGCCGGCCGCTGCCTGCAGCAGCCTATCGCCCAGCAGGCCGCGCAGCAGATCCGCGCTGCGGGCAGCGCCCAGGTCGTATTGGTCGAGACCGAGCGCGTGCGCGAAGGTCCGCCGCTGCTGTTCGACCTGGGAACGCTTCAGGAGGTTTGTTCCAAGCAGCTTGGACTGGATGTGCAGGAGACACTGGAGATCGCCCAGGCCCTGTACGAAACGCACAAGGCCACGACGTACCCGCGTTCGGATTCCGGCTACCTTCCCGAAAGCATGTTCGCGGAAGTGCCGACTGTCCTGGACAGCTTGCTCAAGACCGATCCCTCGCTGCGCCCGATCATGGGCCAACTCGACCGCTCGCAGCGCTCGCGCGCCTGGAACGACGGCAAGGTGACGGCCCACCACGGCATCATCCCGACGCTCGAACCCGCGAATCTCTCTGCGATGAGCGAGAAGGAGCTGGCGGTGTACCGCCTGATCCGCGCGCATTACCTCGCGCAGTTCCTCCCTCACCACGAGTTCGACCGCACTGTCGCCGAGCTGTCCTGCGGCCAGCAGAAGCTGGCGGCCACCGGAAAGCAGGTGGTCGTCAAGGGCTGGCGCCTGGTGCTGGCGGAGCGGCAAGCGGACGAGGACGGCGACGCCGCCGCGCGCAGCCAGGTACTCCCCCCGCTGCGCCAGGGCATGGCGTGCCAGGTGGCCGAGGCCGAGATCAAAGCGCTCAAGACGATGCCGCCCAAGCCGTACACGCAGGGCGAACTGGTCAAATCCATGAAGGGGGTCGCCAAGCTGGTGACAGACCCGCGCCTGAAGCAGAAGCTCAAGGATACGGTCGGCATCGGCACCGAGGCGACACGGGCCAACATCATCAGCGGGCTGATCACCCGCGGCTACATCGTGAAGAAGGGGCGCTCCATTCGCGCATCGGATGCGGCGTTCACCTTGATCGATGCCGTACCCGCGGCGATTGCCGACCCCGGAACCACCGCCGTGTGGGAACAGGCGCTCGACATGATCGAGGCCGGACAACTCACCCTGGACGTGTTCATCGGCAAGCAGGCCGCATGGATTTCGCAACTGATCGCGCAGTACGGCAGCACCTCGCTGTCCATCAAGGTTCCCCAGGGGCCTGCTTGCCCGCAGTGCGGCGCACCGACGCGCCAGCGCACCGGCAAGACCGGCCCCTTCTGGTCGTGCAGTCGCTACCCCGACTGCAAAGGCACGCTGCCGGTCGATTCCGGCGCGTCCAAGCGCGGTGCCTCGCGCCCGCGCAGTAGCGGCCGCAAAGGCTCTTGA